The following proteins come from a genomic window of Tepidiforma thermophila:
- a CDS encoding chemotaxis protein CheW — MARPETAADSTGLPASEEHVVIFKLAEEYYALDIQAVQEIVRMQTITAIPGADYWVEGITNLRGRVVPVVDLRKRCGVPAGEYTPETRIVVVNSANGMVGLIVDAVSEVMRIPGDQIEPPSAIVAGVDNVYLRGIAKLEDRLVSLIDLDGVLPAAVEEYADLSRAA, encoded by the coding sequence ATGGCCAGGCCCGAAACTGCCGCTGATTCGACTGGGCTTCCCGCCAGCGAAGAGCACGTCGTGATCTTCAAGCTCGCCGAAGAGTACTACGCCCTCGATATCCAGGCCGTCCAGGAGATTGTGCGGATGCAGACCATCACCGCGATCCCGGGCGCCGATTACTGGGTGGAGGGGATTACCAACCTGCGCGGCCGAGTCGTGCCGGTCGTCGACCTCCGGAAGCGGTGCGGCGTGCCTGCCGGCGAATACACGCCGGAAACCCGCATCGTCGTCGTCAATAGCGCCAACGGGATGGTCGGCCTCATCGTCGACGCGGTGAGCGAGGTGATGCGCATTCCCGGTGACCAGATCGAGCCCCCTAGCGCAATCGTTGCCGGCGTCGACAACGTCTACCTCCGAGGGATTGCCAAGCTCGAGGACCGCCTGGTGTCGTTGATCGACCTGGACGGCGTATTGCCGGCCGCGGTGGAAGAGTACGCGGACCTCTCCCGCGCCGCCTGA
- the fliM gene encoding flagellar motor switch protein FliM translates to MASENAVLTQREIDALLSADVSQLDADTIVAIPPPARKDSGGRRVKPYDFRHPEKLSKEQLRGLQIIQQGVASSMAANFSARLRAPVESRLSALERGIYEEYVSQLGTQSVVIIIDMSPLQGYAVTAFGLDVAFGIIDRLLGGKGKGAPRVLNRDLTDIEIALIRHIGMDVARSLIEPWARIVELTPDVSELALGPQVMHAIPPSEFVITAWYEIRLAEQTGGISLCFPLTILEQILPKLTGQSLFDNRPSRRAKEEERVREEQVLPMNVLVRAILGGARVPAVDLARLEPGDIIVLDQEVEDPLRVMVGNCERFAGIPGTRGRKLALQVTGLVDDDGWVRPFGDGANG, encoded by the coding sequence ATGGCATCGGAGAACGCCGTCCTCACCCAGCGCGAGATTGATGCGCTCCTCAGCGCCGATGTCAGCCAGCTCGACGCTGACACCATCGTCGCGATCCCGCCCCCTGCCCGGAAGGACTCCGGCGGGCGCCGCGTCAAGCCGTACGATTTCCGCCATCCCGAAAAGCTGTCGAAGGAGCAGCTCCGCGGACTGCAGATCATTCAGCAGGGTGTGGCCAGCTCCATGGCCGCGAACTTCTCGGCACGCCTCCGGGCCCCGGTCGAGTCGCGGCTCAGCGCGCTCGAACGCGGCATCTACGAGGAGTACGTCAGCCAGCTTGGCACCCAGTCGGTGGTCATCATCATCGATATGTCCCCGCTGCAAGGGTACGCGGTAACCGCCTTCGGCCTGGATGTGGCCTTTGGGATCATCGACCGCCTCCTCGGCGGCAAAGGAAAGGGCGCACCGCGGGTCCTGAATCGCGACCTCACGGATATCGAGATCGCGCTCATCCGCCATATCGGCATGGACGTGGCGCGCTCGCTGATCGAGCCCTGGGCGCGCATCGTCGAGCTGACTCCCGACGTATCCGAACTCGCCCTTGGCCCGCAGGTGATGCACGCCATCCCGCCCTCGGAGTTCGTTATCACTGCCTGGTATGAAATCCGGCTGGCGGAACAAACAGGCGGCATTTCCCTCTGTTTCCCGCTCACGATCCTCGAGCAAATCCTGCCGAAACTGACCGGACAGAGCCTGTTCGATAACCGGCCGTCCCGGCGCGCGAAGGAAGAGGAGCGAGTCCGCGAGGAGCAGGTCCTCCCGATGAACGTGTTGGTCCGGGCGATTCTCGGCGGAGCGCGGGTACCGGCAGTCGACCTCGCCCGGCTGGAACCGGGAGACATCATCGTCCTCGACCAGGAGGTCGAGGATCCGCTCAGGGTGATGGTCGGCAACTGCGAGCGCTTCGCTGGCATCCCGGGCACACGTGGCCGAAAACTCGCGCTACAGGTGACGGGACTCGTTGACGATGATGGATGGGTGAGACCCTTTGGGGATGGCGCCAATGGCTAG
- a CDS encoding chemotaxis protein CheX yields the protein MHARITVAEAAQAAAEAGDKARIELVAPFVEAAARVIQQECGEKVTRGQLHRVRSPQTTNDVSVLIAITGGVAGLVIYSMTEATAMQFASRMIGEQVQQFDSLPQSAIAELANMITGQASIALERNGFPSDMSPPVLLLGKGSSIATLNLTRLVVPLVVSFGEFTIDIAIKEV from the coding sequence ATGCACGCCCGTATCACCGTTGCCGAAGCCGCGCAGGCCGCCGCAGAAGCAGGCGACAAAGCGCGCATCGAACTCGTTGCCCCGTTCGTCGAGGCAGCAGCCCGCGTCATCCAGCAGGAGTGCGGCGAAAAGGTGACCCGCGGCCAGCTCCATCGGGTCCGCTCCCCCCAGACGACGAACGACGTCTCCGTGCTCATCGCCATTACGGGCGGGGTTGCAGGACTCGTCATCTATTCGATGACGGAGGCCACCGCGATGCAGTTTGCCTCGCGGATGATCGGTGAACAGGTTCAGCAATTCGACTCGCTTCCGCAAAGCGCCATTGCTGAGCTGGCGAACATGATTACCGGCCAGGCGAGCATTGCGCTCGAGCGGAACGGGTTCCCGAGCGATATGTCGCCGCCGGTCCTCCTGCTCGGCAAGGGCAGCAGCATTGCAACGCTGAACCTCACTCGCCTGGTCGTGCCGCTCGTCGTTTCGTTCGGCGAGTTCACCATCGACATCGCCATTAAGGAAGTCTGA
- a CDS encoding DnaJ domain-containing protein, with the protein MPAQESPPERDLYEVLEVSPNASQEVIEAAYRSLSARYGADPDPRIRERRRELDAAWAVLGDPRRRAEYDAGRRGAPAATVVADAPPPGTVVVCPRDPGVETALRCSRCGTPICPRCLVQTPVGARCRDCARIARNPIYTLTAGGMVRAAAASLIGGVVMGLAWGLILLPFTFGFFAIFVGAGLGYAFTRVLEVATGRKRGPAVVAFAIAGIVIAWGVMALLVPQVWLYGVLPAGIGAYLAYMNLR; encoded by the coding sequence ATGCCGGCACAGGAGTCTCCGCCTGAGCGCGACCTGTATGAGGTGCTCGAGGTTTCGCCGAACGCCAGCCAGGAGGTCATCGAGGCGGCCTATCGGAGCCTCTCGGCTCGGTACGGTGCGGACCCCGACCCGAGAATCCGCGAGCGGCGCCGCGAACTCGATGCGGCGTGGGCTGTCCTGGGAGACCCCCGGAGGCGGGCCGAGTACGACGCCGGCCGCCGCGGCGCCCCTGCGGCGACCGTGGTCGCCGACGCGCCGCCGCCGGGCACGGTTGTCGTGTGCCCGCGCGATCCCGGGGTCGAAACTGCCCTGCGCTGCAGCCGCTGCGGAACCCCCATCTGCCCCCGCTGCCTTGTGCAGACGCCCGTCGGCGCGCGTTGCCGGGATTGCGCCCGGATCGCCAGGAACCCGATTTACACGCTCACTGCTGGCGGGATGGTTCGGGCGGCAGCGGCCTCGCTCATCGGCGGAGTTGTGATGGGGCTCGCCTGGGGCCTCATTCTCCTGCCGTTTACGTTCGGATTCTTTGCGATCTTCGTCGGCGCTGGGCTGGGGTATGCCTTCACACGGGTGCTCGAGGTTGCCACCGGACGGAAGCGGGGCCCCGCGGTCGTTGCCTTCGCTATCGCCGGCATTGTCATCGCCTGGGGCGTGATGGCGCTGCTGGTTCCGCAGGTTTGGCTGTACGGGGTGCTCCCTGCGGGAATTGGCGCCTACCTGGCCTATATGAACCTGCGCTGA
- the hisS gene encoding histidine--tRNA ligase, with protein sequence MTRFQAPRGTQDVLPAMQPYWQAVLDAVREVTRLHGFQRIDTPVFEDARVFEKGSGDSTDIVEKEMYVFEDRGGDRLALTPEGTPAIVRAYLEHGMASWPQPVRLYTTHPMFRYDRPQKGRYRQHTQFDSEVLGSSDPLVDAEVITMLWRLYGMLGIRNITVRLGSLDDLEPRRAYIRDLKEYYRPHLASLSEDSQRRFERNPLRLLDSKDERDLPFKEGAPKLIDRLSPAAREHHEAVMAALRAANVKFLVDPLLVRGLDYYNRTVFEVVPDDDERAQGTIGGGGRYDGLVELLGGPPTPGIGFGTGIERIILEMQKNGITFEPSPAAEAFIVHRGEGTATAAIQLATALRDLGVATVVGEGDRSFKAQLRSANAAGARIALILGEDELANGVVLLKPLAGEGEQEPQPLAAAPAEVARRLRG encoded by the coding sequence ATGACCCGATTCCAGGCTCCCCGCGGCACGCAGGACGTCCTGCCCGCGATGCAGCCCTACTGGCAGGCCGTCCTTGATGCGGTCCGCGAAGTCACCCGGCTCCACGGCTTCCAGCGCATCGATACCCCCGTATTCGAAGATGCGCGCGTTTTCGAGAAGGGGAGCGGCGACTCGACCGACATCGTCGAAAAGGAGATGTACGTCTTCGAAGACCGGGGCGGCGACCGCCTTGCCCTGACACCGGAGGGAACCCCGGCAATCGTCCGCGCCTACCTCGAGCACGGAATGGCAAGCTGGCCGCAGCCCGTGCGCCTTTACACCACCCACCCGATGTTCCGGTACGACCGGCCGCAGAAGGGCCGCTACCGCCAGCACACGCAGTTTGATAGCGAGGTGCTGGGCTCCAGCGACCCGCTCGTCGATGCTGAGGTCATCACGATGCTCTGGCGGCTGTACGGCATGCTCGGAATCCGGAACATTACCGTGCGCCTCGGTTCGCTCGATGACCTCGAACCCCGGCGCGCCTACATTCGTGACCTGAAGGAGTATTACCGGCCCCACCTCGCGAGCCTTTCCGAGGACAGCCAGCGGCGATTCGAGCGCAACCCGCTCCGCCTGCTCGACAGCAAGGATGAACGCGACCTCCCGTTCAAGGAGGGCGCTCCCAAGCTTATCGACCGGCTCAGCCCCGCGGCCCGCGAGCACCACGAGGCCGTGATGGCCGCGCTGAGGGCGGCAAACGTGAAGTTCCTGGTCGACCCGCTGCTGGTCCGCGGGCTGGACTACTACAACCGCACCGTCTTTGAAGTGGTGCCCGACGACGACGAGCGGGCACAGGGGACCATCGGCGGCGGGGGCCGCTACGATGGGCTGGTCGAGCTGCTCGGCGGCCCGCCGACGCCGGGCATCGGCTTTGGGACAGGCATTGAGCGCATCATCCTCGAGATGCAGAAGAACGGCATTACCTTCGAGCCATCCCCCGCAGCCGAGGCGTTCATCGTGCACCGGGGCGAGGGCACCGCGACCGCGGCAATCCAGCTGGCGACGGCACTGCGCGACCTCGGGGTGGCAACGGTGGTCGGCGAGGGCGACCGGTCGTTTAAGGCGCAGTTGCGGTCGGCGAACGCGGCCGGCGCCCGGATTGCCCTCATCCTCGGCGAAGATGAGCTGGCGAATGGGGTCGTGCTGCTGAAGCCGCTCGCGGGTGAGGGCGAGCAGGAGCCGCAGCCGCTCGCAGCCGCGCCCGCAGAGGTTGCCCGCCGCCTGCGCGGGTAG
- a CDS encoding RelA/SpoT family protein: MSVSQGEPAVASVTIDALLERAGKYLPAERLDIIRDAFEFAARHHEGQFRKTGDPYITHPVAVAELVANLELDHLAIAAALLHDVQEDCGVRNEEIAERFGPRVAKLVDALTKLDKLPMNVAELDPMRGTTQAQNLRKMFLAMAEDLSVVLIKLCDRLHNMRTLWAFPPEKQRRIALETQEIFAPLASRLGVWQIKWELEDLAFRYLEPEKYREIAELLASKRVTRERVIAEASAILKEHLEAAGIKAEVTGRAKHIYSIYQKMRRYSAQSKSFDQIYDLLAMRVFVDTVSECYHALGVIHALWRPIPGQFDDYIGNPKDSMYQSLHTTVVGPGGRPLEIQIRTWEMHRVAEYGVAAHWRYKEGGRQAGRDEERIAWLRQLIEWQRDLAGADEFVESVKTDIFHDQVFVYTPKGDVLDLPAGATPLDFAYRIHTDLGHQTVGAKVNGRMVPLNSPLKTGDVVEILRSRTSKGPSRDWLNQNLGYIRTAHSREKIRQWFRKQERAENIERGREMLEKELKRLGWDVSERQEQLLSLFNYTSWEDFLAAIGYGGISTNSIARKVAAVIEREEAEAETPPELPQKQEPAKLGGPGMRVLGVGNLLTTMARCCNPVPGDQIIGYVTRSRGVSVHRADCLNVLNEAERERIVEVEWGTVTRTYPVSVRIEAWDRVGLLRDITTVVTDEKVNMVGVRTIENGDGSVTITTTLETTGIEQLSRLLSRIEIIRGVRSVERVQERRRKPLPDEQTVPLRRTAP, encoded by the coding sequence ATGTCCGTCAGCCAAGGAGAGCCCGCCGTAGCCAGCGTCACGATTGACGCCCTGCTGGAGCGCGCGGGCAAGTACCTCCCGGCTGAGCGCCTCGACATCATCCGCGACGCCTTCGAATTTGCAGCCCGCCATCATGAAGGGCAGTTCCGGAAGACCGGCGACCCCTACATAACGCACCCGGTCGCAGTCGCCGAACTCGTCGCCAACCTCGAACTCGATCACCTCGCTATCGCAGCTGCCCTCCTGCACGATGTCCAGGAGGACTGCGGCGTTCGGAACGAGGAAATTGCGGAACGGTTCGGGCCGCGCGTCGCGAAGCTCGTCGACGCCCTGACCAAGCTCGACAAGCTCCCGATGAACGTTGCCGAGCTCGATCCCATGCGGGGGACAACGCAGGCCCAAAACCTGCGCAAGATGTTCCTCGCCATGGCTGAGGACCTAAGCGTCGTCCTCATCAAGCTGTGCGACCGCCTGCACAACATGCGGACGCTCTGGGCGTTTCCGCCCGAAAAGCAGCGGCGCATCGCCCTCGAAACGCAGGAGATTTTCGCGCCGCTCGCGAGCCGGCTCGGCGTCTGGCAGATTAAGTGGGAGCTCGAAGATCTTGCCTTCCGCTACCTGGAGCCCGAGAAGTACCGGGAGATTGCGGAGCTGCTCGCTTCGAAGCGCGTCACCCGCGAGCGGGTCATCGCGGAAGCCTCAGCCATCCTGAAGGAGCACCTCGAAGCGGCCGGCATCAAGGCGGAGGTCACCGGGCGGGCGAAGCATATCTACAGCATCTACCAGAAGATGCGCCGCTACTCGGCCCAGTCGAAGAGCTTCGACCAGATCTACGACCTCCTGGCCATGCGGGTCTTCGTCGATACCGTCTCCGAGTGTTACCACGCCCTGGGCGTGATCCACGCCCTCTGGCGGCCCATTCCCGGACAGTTCGACGACTACATCGGGAACCCGAAGGACTCGATGTACCAGTCGCTCCACACCACCGTAGTGGGGCCAGGCGGCCGGCCGCTCGAGATCCAGATTCGGACCTGGGAGATGCACCGGGTTGCCGAATACGGCGTCGCCGCCCACTGGCGGTATAAGGAGGGCGGGAGGCAGGCAGGCCGCGACGAGGAGCGTATCGCCTGGCTGCGGCAACTCATCGAATGGCAGCGCGACCTGGCCGGCGCCGACGAATTTGTGGAATCGGTCAAAACCGACATCTTTCACGACCAGGTGTTCGTGTACACGCCGAAGGGCGATGTGCTGGACCTCCCGGCCGGGGCAACCCCTCTGGACTTTGCCTATCGCATCCACACCGACCTCGGGCACCAGACGGTAGGCGCGAAGGTGAATGGCCGAATGGTGCCGCTCAACTCACCGCTGAAAACCGGCGACGTCGTCGAAATTCTGCGGAGCCGGACCAGCAAGGGGCCCTCTCGCGACTGGCTCAATCAAAATCTCGGCTACATCCGCACGGCCCACTCGCGGGAGAAGATCCGGCAGTGGTTCCGGAAACAGGAGCGGGCCGAGAACATCGAGCGCGGCCGGGAGATGCTCGAGAAAGAGCTCAAACGGCTTGGTTGGGACGTTTCGGAGCGGCAGGAACAGCTCTTATCTCTTTTCAACTACACCAGCTGGGAAGACTTCCTCGCAGCGATCGGCTACGGGGGCATCAGCACCAACAGCATCGCCCGCAAGGTCGCGGCCGTCATCGAGCGGGAGGAGGCGGAGGCAGAGACCCCGCCTGAGCTCCCGCAGAAGCAGGAACCGGCCAAGCTCGGAGGCCCCGGAATGCGCGTCCTTGGGGTGGGCAACCTGCTCACCACCATGGCCCGCTGCTGCAATCCGGTCCCGGGCGACCAGATCATCGGGTATGTCACCCGCTCCCGAGGCGTCAGTGTCCACCGGGCCGACTGTCTCAATGTCCTCAACGAAGCCGAACGCGAACGGATCGTCGAGGTCGAGTGGGGCACAGTTACCCGGACCTACCCGGTGTCGGTGCGGATAGAGGCGTGGGACCGGGTCGGCCTCCTCCGGGACATCACGACGGTCGTGACCGACGAGAAGGTCAACATGGTCGGTGTTCGAACCATCGAGAACGGCGACGGCTCGGTCACCATCACGACCACACTCGAAACCACTGGCATCGAACAGCTTTCGCGACTGCTGTCGCGGATTGAAATTATCCGCGGCGTGCGGTCCGTTGAGCGGGTGCAGGAGCGGCGGCGAAAACCGCTGCCCGACGAGCAGACCGTCCCGCTGCGTCGGACGGCGCCCTGA